In Gammaproteobacteria bacterium (ex Lamellibrachia satsuma), a single genomic region encodes these proteins:
- a CDS encoding biopolymer transporter ExbD translates to MKMSRRAKRMQRHHKRNRGRGGINLVSLMDIFTILVFFLLVNSSEVQVLPNAKALKLPESSAEQRAKETMVVMLNTDEIRLQGEVVVQLDRLADSTTEMIEPLRQALDERVKIALPAAGKDADGIGEITIMADRQVPYSLLKRVMLTCAESEFGNISLAVVRRPEEGESEVAL, encoded by the coding sequence ATGAAGATGTCACGTCGGGCGAAACGCATGCAGCGGCACCACAAGCGCAACCGGGGGCGCGGTGGCATCAACCTGGTATCGCTGATGGATATCTTCACTATCCTGGTCTTTTTCCTGTTGGTGAACTCCTCAGAGGTGCAGGTGCTGCCCAACGCCAAGGCCCTCAAGCTGCCTGAGTCGAGCGCAGAGCAGCGTGCAAAAGAGACCATGGTGGTGATGCTCAATACAGATGAGATTCGGCTGCAGGGAGAGGTTGTGGTGCAGCTCGACCGGCTGGCAGACTCCACTACGGAGATGATCGAGCCGTTGCGGCAGGCACTGGATGAACGAGTGAAAATAGCGCTTCCTGCTGCGGGGAAGGATGCTGATGGCATAGGTGAGATCACCATCATGGCGGACAGGCAGGTCCCTTACAGCCTCTTGAAACGGGTGATGCTGACCTGTGCGGAGAGCGAGTTCGGAAATATCTCCCTGGCAGTAGTGAGGCGCCCGGAGGAGGGTGAGTCAGAGGTGGCGCTATGA
- a CDS encoding TonB family protein, whose protein sequence is MSVMTHRLELPWNSAHWEDRQFRRLQLVMVGAALLLGMVLSLVELPQQERFTRVTPPRLAKLILERRPIKPVERKPPEVEIPVVKPKPVAKPKPKPKPVVKKRPKRAPSKVAKKPIKSDPAAARRKASRSGLLAVADELADLRSAPAVSSVASSRSLSKAGNKANRVERSLVTAGASRGSDGINTAKLSRDTGSQGLSGRKTTQVRSAVQGNGGGGSRAKKVAKDYSAQRTEEEVQLVFDRNKGALYSIYNRALRKNPSLMGKMLLEITIAPSGKVTTCRLLSSELENRKLERKLLARIRMFDFGSKEVETTVVSYPIDFLPS, encoded by the coding sequence ATGAGTGTGATGACACATCGACTGGAACTGCCCTGGAACAGTGCGCACTGGGAAGACCGGCAGTTCCGCCGGTTGCAACTGGTGATGGTGGGTGCAGCGCTGCTGCTTGGGATGGTGCTCTCCCTGGTGGAACTGCCGCAACAGGAACGGTTTACACGCGTCACCCCGCCGCGGCTGGCGAAACTCATTCTGGAGCGCCGTCCGATAAAACCGGTAGAGCGCAAGCCGCCGGAAGTCGAGATACCCGTGGTTAAACCAAAACCGGTTGCCAAGCCGAAACCCAAGCCCAAGCCGGTAGTGAAAAAAAGGCCGAAAAGAGCGCCTTCCAAGGTGGCAAAGAAACCAATAAAGAGTGATCCGGCCGCAGCAAGACGCAAGGCCAGCCGGTCGGGTCTGCTGGCTGTCGCCGACGAGTTGGCAGATCTGCGTTCCGCACCTGCGGTGAGCAGCGTGGCCTCATCCCGCAGCCTCTCCAAAGCAGGTAACAAGGCAAACCGGGTGGAGCGCTCGCTGGTAACTGCGGGTGCCTCCCGCGGCAGTGACGGCATCAACACCGCGAAACTAAGCCGGGATACCGGCTCTCAAGGGTTGAGTGGTCGAAAAACGACCCAGGTGCGATCCGCAGTGCAGGGCAACGGAGGTGGCGGCAGCCGGGCTAAAAAGGTGGCGAAAGACTACTCTGCCCAGCGTACTGAAGAGGAGGTTCAACTGGTGTTCGATCGCAACAAAGGGGCGCTCTACTCCATCTACAACCGGGCTCTGCGAAAGAACCCCTCATTGATGGGAAAGATGTTGCTGGAGATTACCATTGCACCCTCGGGCAAGGTGACTACCTGTCGTTTGCTCTCCTCTGAGCTGGAGAACCGGAAACTGGAGCGGAAGCTGCTCGCGAGAATAAGGATGTTCGATTTTGGCTCTAAAGAGGTGGAGACCACTGTTGTCTCCTACCCGATCGATTTTCTTCCCTCATGA
- a CDS encoding FAD:protein FMN transferase, which translates to MVRVLAVLLVLASLGVEAQWLWRSADIMGTRITLQLWCESAEQGEAAIEAVLKETHRIDRAMSPFRSDSELSRVNREAGQGVVAISGELFRLLEKSRRISELTEGAFDITFASVGDHYDYRRGIKPSDATLGGLLPAVDYHHVLLQADPAGVQFARPQVRIDLGGIAKGYAVDRGIAILRHHGIEHATLSAGGDSRFLGDRRGRSWQVGIRDPDDKKGIKALLPLDESALSTSGDYERFFMLDGVRHHHILNPKSGRSAEGVRSVSIVGPEAVTTDALATALFVMGEPAGMALVERLSGIEAVFVDPTGEIRFSSGLETQ; encoded by the coding sequence ATGGTTCGGGTGCTGGCGGTACTGCTGGTGCTTGCCAGCCTCGGTGTCGAGGCGCAGTGGTTATGGCGAAGCGCCGATATCATGGGTACCCGAATCACGCTGCAGCTGTGGTGTGAATCTGCGGAACAGGGTGAGGCTGCCATAGAGGCAGTGCTGAAGGAGACGCACCGCATCGACCGGGCGATGAGTCCGTTTCGCTCCGACAGTGAGTTGTCACGGGTCAATCGGGAGGCGGGTCAGGGAGTAGTGGCGATCAGTGGTGAGTTGTTTAGGTTGTTGGAGAAGTCACGGCGGATATCGGAACTGACAGAGGGGGCCTTCGACATCACCTTTGCCAGCGTCGGTGACCATTACGACTATCGTCGTGGCATCAAACCCAGTGACGCGACACTGGGAGGGCTGTTGCCCGCCGTCGATTATCATCATGTTTTGCTCCAGGCGGACCCGGCCGGCGTGCAGTTTGCTCGACCGCAGGTACGCATCGATCTTGGTGGGATCGCCAAAGGTTATGCGGTTGACCGGGGGATAGCGATCCTGCGGCATCACGGTATCGAACACGCCACTCTGAGCGCTGGTGGCGATAGCCGTTTTCTCGGCGACCGACGTGGCCGTTCCTGGCAGGTGGGTATCCGCGATCCGGATGACAAGAAGGGCATTAAGGCGTTACTGCCTTTGGATGAATCCGCGCTCTCGACCTCTGGTGACTATGAGCGTTTTTTTATGCTGGATGGTGTGCGTCACCATCACATTCTGAATCCCAAATCGGGCCGCTCGGCTGAAGGGGTTCGTAGTGTCTCGATTGTGGGGCCGGAGGCGGTGACTACGGATGCGCTGGCCACGGCGCTGTTTGTTATGGGCGAACCGGCTGGTATGGCGCTGGTGGAGCGGCTGTCGGGTATTGAGGCGGTATTTGTGGACCCAACGGGTGAGATTCGTTTCTCCTCCGGATTAGAAACGCAATAA
- a CDS encoding cadherin-like domain-containing protein, with product MFAKIGKLVFVVVTALSLAACGSGTGDTSSVSDATGSSALKTSTSRISSSMDDVEEEVSGAIYSNSSDLELINDDQDQVIGMRFMVDVPQGAVIDKASVRFTVDEVSTGTGDLEISAEHVTDAESFSNSSYNVSSRTTFTETVSWKPGNWNVVGESGSEQETPDLTTLIQKVVDQPQWQPGQHVVLVVKGSGRRTASSYDGDAASAPLLNVDYFDGGNTGDTGTDPVQPNQPPELSGTPALTVAEGEGYVFTPVAVDADNDALVFSVSNLPLWANFSAVNGGLSGTPDFSQSGTYTNISVSVTDGTETVSLAPFSITVTDVNRAPVISGLAPTQVVAGSSYQFTPSAVDQDGDSLTFSITGKPAWATFDSSTGRLFGTPSVSDAGNYENVGIAVSDGVHNVSLPNFAISVSLANSAPTISGTPLNEVTEGTPYQFTPVASDADNNPLVFSIINMPSWAVFNSANGNLSGTPSGDYIGEYNDILISVSDGVASAALAAFSINVLGINHQPVANNDLVSATAGEVVPIAVLNNDSGLEDGPITLSVLQNTTEGTLSINGDNTFSYLPDAGYSGLDSFTYQVVDIDGESATATVTLSVTCEGECTTHMARISWSQSSGVGVQEYRVHYGTQSGVYTQWVVADTMTSHDVTVPGGGAWYFSVTAVDSLGVESGFADEVNLTF from the coding sequence ATGTTTGCGAAAATTGGAAAGCTCGTATTTGTTGTAGTTACTGCTCTTTCTCTTGCTGCATGTGGCAGTGGAACTGGGGATACCTCCTCTGTTTCAGATGCAACTGGAAGTTCTGCGCTGAAGACGTCAACAAGTCGTATTTCATCATCAATGGATGATGTTGAAGAAGAGGTCAGTGGAGCCATCTACTCAAACAGCAGTGACCTGGAATTGATCAACGATGATCAGGACCAGGTAATAGGCATGCGGTTTATGGTGGATGTTCCGCAGGGTGCCGTTATCGATAAAGCGAGTGTACGGTTCACCGTTGACGAAGTATCCACTGGAACAGGTGATCTTGAAATATCTGCAGAACATGTTACCGATGCGGAAAGTTTTTCAAACAGTAGTTATAACGTCTCTTCCCGGACAACTTTTACCGAAACCGTCAGCTGGAAACCGGGTAACTGGAATGTTGTTGGTGAGTCCGGTTCTGAACAGGAGACCCCGGACCTTACTACGTTGATTCAAAAAGTAGTGGATCAACCCCAATGGCAGCCGGGACAACATGTTGTTCTTGTCGTCAAGGGTAGTGGAAGAAGAACAGCGTCATCCTATGATGGCGATGCAGCCAGTGCGCCTTTACTGAATGTCGATTATTTCGATGGCGGGAATACCGGCGACACCGGGACAGACCCTGTGCAGCCCAACCAGCCGCCTGAATTGTCGGGAACCCCAGCACTTACAGTAGCGGAAGGTGAGGGTTATGTTTTTACGCCAGTAGCCGTGGATGCAGATAATGACGCATTGGTATTCTCGGTAAGTAATTTGCCTTTATGGGCGAATTTCAGTGCGGTAAACGGCGGACTGTCTGGAACGCCGGATTTCAGTCAATCAGGTACTTATACCAACATCAGCGTATCCGTAACCGATGGGACTGAGACTGTGTCTCTTGCACCTTTTTCCATCACCGTAACTGATGTGAACCGTGCCCCCGTAATCAGTGGCCTGGCACCCACCCAGGTAGTGGCAGGTAGCAGTTACCAGTTTACTCCCAGTGCTGTTGATCAGGATGGAGATTCGTTGACATTCTCTATTACGGGAAAACCTGCTTGGGCAACCTTCGATTCATCGACGGGCCGTTTGTTTGGGACGCCTTCGGTATCAGATGCCGGAAACTATGAGAATGTCGGAATTGCCGTTTCCGATGGCGTACACAATGTCTCGTTGCCCAATTTTGCGATTAGTGTGAGCCTGGCAAATAGTGCACCGACGATCAGTGGTACCCCATTGAATGAAGTGACTGAAGGCACGCCATATCAATTTACGCCTGTTGCCAGCGATGCTGACAATAACCCGCTTGTTTTTTCTATTATCAATATGCCTTCCTGGGCTGTGTTTAACAGCGCAAACGGCAATCTCAGTGGTACTCCATCCGGGGACTACATTGGTGAATACAATGATATTCTTATCAGTGTAAGCGACGGAGTGGCGAGTGCAGCACTCGCGGCATTTTCCATCAATGTGCTGGGCATTAACCATCAACCTGTTGCGAATAATGATCTGGTATCTGCAACAGCGGGAGAGGTGGTGCCGATCGCTGTACTGAATAACGACAGTGGGCTTGAGGATGGGCCGATTACTCTGAGCGTGCTGCAGAATACAACGGAAGGGACTCTCTCGATCAATGGGGATAATACCTTTTCATACCTCCCGGATGCTGGATACAGTGGTTTGGATTCGTTTACCTACCAGGTTGTGGATATTGACGGTGAGAGTGCCACGGCAACTGTGACCCTCAGCGTGACTTGCGAGGGAGAATGCACTACACACATGGCCAGAATCAGCTGGAGTCAAAGCAGTGGTGTGGGAGTTCAGGAGTACCGTGTTCACTATGGAACTCAGTCAGGTGTTTACACCCAGTGGGTCGTGGCTGACACTATGACCTCCCATGATGTGACGGTTCCTGGTGGTGGCGCCTGGTATTTCTCAGTGACTGCGGTTGATAGTCTTGGTGTTGAATCCGGTTTCGCTGATGAGGTCAATCTGACCTTTTAA
- a CDS encoding IS1595 family transposase, whose protein sequence is MAMNPIQFQAGMSLNELFEHYGAEEQCEAALETARWPQGFVCAHCGGTTHSRFHEGQHTYWQCSACRHQTSLRSGTIFHGSKLPLRKWFQAMFLISQSKNNISALELKRHIGVSYPSAWRVKHKIMQVMDEREERRTLQGDIVVVDDAYLGGGHQGKAGRGSENKVPFVAAVQLDEDGHPQVVRFDPVPGFKQIDIQNWAERYLVASSHVLSDGLNCFTAVEQAGMTHQREVVGTHRRSTDMPCFAWINILLGNLKTAITGTYHAFGFRKYAHRYLAEYQYRFNRRFDLKAMLPRLIRAAATTVPRSEAWLRLAEH, encoded by the coding sequence ATGGCGATGAACCCGATTCAGTTTCAGGCCGGTATGAGTTTGAACGAGTTGTTTGAACATTATGGCGCCGAAGAACAATGCGAGGCGGCACTGGAAACTGCACGCTGGCCCCAAGGTTTTGTTTGCGCACATTGTGGTGGCACGACCCATAGCCGATTTCATGAAGGACAACACACATACTGGCAATGTAGCGCCTGCCGCCACCAGACGAGTTTGCGTTCGGGCACGATTTTCCATGGTTCGAAGTTGCCACTGCGCAAATGGTTTCAGGCGATGTTCCTGATCAGCCAGTCGAAGAACAACATATCTGCATTGGAGTTGAAGCGTCATATCGGTGTGTCCTATCCGAGCGCGTGGCGGGTCAAACACAAGATCATGCAGGTTATGGACGAACGCGAGGAAAGACGCACCTTGCAGGGTGATATCGTGGTGGTGGATGATGCCTATCTTGGCGGTGGACACCAAGGCAAGGCAGGACGGGGATCAGAGAACAAAGTTCCTTTCGTGGCGGCGGTTCAGTTGGATGAGGACGGTCACCCGCAGGTTGTTCGCTTTGATCCAGTGCCTGGATTCAAGCAGATCGATATCCAGAACTGGGCCGAACGGTATTTGGTCGCCTCAAGCCACGTACTCAGTGATGGGCTGAATTGTTTTACCGCTGTTGAGCAGGCTGGTATGACCCATCAGCGAGAGGTGGTTGGAACGCATAGGCGCAGTACCGATATGCCTTGCTTCGCATGGATCAATATCCTGCTGGGCAATCTGAAAACGGCGATTACGGGCACCTATCATGCGTTTGGATTTCGCAAATATGCTCATCGTTACTTGGCCGAATACCAATATCGATTCAATCGCAGATTCGATCTGAAAGCCATGCTACCCCGCCTGATTCGGGCCGCTGCTACGACAGTGCCGCGATCTGAGGCGTGGCTTCGGCTGGCTGAACATTAG
- a CDS encoding cadherin-like domain-containing protein produces MSTRIEQRISASMDDVEEEESGNIYANSSDLELVYDGEYQVIGLRFALNLPQGVRVDEAKLQFTVDEVSTEPTSLGIYLENSLDAQPFSNLSHNVSSRTFFRQSVPWLPADWTSVGEAGTAQQTPDISALIQAAVDQPDWKSGSHVVVVIKGSGRRTASSYDGEMNKAPLLSVLYTNSETAPVPEEPVIEEPVVSKQFTSRISSSLDDVEEEEDGNIYADSSDIELIYDGEYQVVGLRFAVDLPQGARIDDANLQFTVDKVSRGDSSLQIGVEQTHNAAPFQKSSYNVSSRTLFAKSVAWSPSVWRKRGRAGARQRTPDISALIQAAIDQPDWQAGNHLAVVIKGSGRRVASSFDGKADKAPLLVVNYQASEGGGTTDPQPSNHAPTISGLPASVVAENTPYSFAPAADDADGDKLNFSVRNLPAWAGFDPATGIISGTPGFDSAGNYDLISISVTDGAESATLADFSIAVSDTNRGPAISGSPTGTVDEGSVYSFSPNASDADGDVLVFSISNKPAWASFNTTTGQLYGTPGTGTAGSYGNISISVTDSADSALLDSFTITVIASEKNQAPTIVGSPLPSVAEGSAYTFSPSASDADGDTLSFSITSKPDWASFNTTTGRLNGTPGYDDAGSYGNILISVTDGTENTSLPSFTITVSNTNRAPTINGVPAENIDEGSAYSFTPIASDADGDDLSFSIANKPTWASFNTATGQLSGAPGVGTAGNYENIRISVSDSTESSTLNAFQILVNTAAQAGGDNLYVDLLIGPSSCNDYHPASRACGAGSDTAFRNLSGAAAAAVAGETVLIREGDYNEPLIPQRSGSPGNYITYRNYDLELATITGTDLTPGIDISDRQYLILQGLRVHNVRRWMYALNAHHNILQHNSFLRALDTSGSAKTGLFFQEATHNKILNNTIGDSNEDNLALVKSDHNLVEGNTFVRANHVLWTIKCGSFNVIRNNYLYNEIQKIGEIYDCDNVGFDHEFTIHDATKHNLVEGNTFAKTSYYYSTSGGNGIQYAGQNGIIRQNVFYENNTGLSMQHYTPEALYVTHNRAYNNVFHKNKCGGIGTIDTSYGNYEDNIFVNNILSWNSECDEPNTPYQHVFRNSMSGYKFDTNNLFSGNPGDDVIGRWGGSGITLAAAQNNNPDFYANNIEQDPQFVDEAGRDFTLEPTSPMIDAGRFLTITVGSGSGTTLVVDDAGYFYDGFGIAGEAGDEIQLQGSSETARIVEINYANHTITLDRALSWNASQGVALKYNGAAPDMGAFEHVGTTDPLLPNHAPTITGEPVLVVAENTPYNFAPAGADADGDKLIFSVRNLPAWASFNSATGVISGTPGFDGAGSYSDISVSVTDGKASAALSPFSLVVSNVNRAPVIGGEPAAEVSAGKAYSFIPSASDADGDSMTFTVTGKPTWLNFDRATGTLSGTPAESDVGEYMDVAISVSDGTITSRLAPFSIQVTGLNHLPVAVDDIAAVVAGESVMVAVLANDTGLQDGPISLRILQSATRGELSVTADNKVVYLAAAGYSGRDSFAYQVVDLDGDSATATVNVDITCITSCETISNRVQISWTPSEGVSVQSYRVYYGQEPGNYQQWEVADSMISHVVTLPSDGAWYLAVTAIDNVGIESAYSEEIIVRF; encoded by the coding sequence GTGTCAACACGTATTGAGCAGAGAATCTCGGCCTCCATGGATGACGTGGAAGAGGAAGAGAGTGGCAATATCTACGCTAACAGTTCAGACCTGGAGCTGGTATACGATGGTGAATATCAAGTTATTGGACTCCGCTTTGCTCTGAATCTGCCACAAGGTGTTCGTGTCGACGAGGCAAAACTTCAGTTTACCGTTGATGAGGTTTCAACCGAACCGACAAGCCTGGGGATCTATCTGGAAAACAGTCTGGATGCGCAACCATTCAGCAACCTGAGTCATAACGTCTCCTCCCGCACATTTTTTCGTCAAAGCGTGCCATGGCTTCCTGCGGATTGGACGAGTGTAGGGGAAGCGGGTACAGCACAGCAGACGCCCGATATTTCAGCACTGATACAGGCGGCAGTCGATCAGCCTGACTGGAAATCCGGAAGCCATGTTGTAGTTGTGATTAAAGGCAGTGGGCGGCGTACTGCATCCTCTTATGACGGCGAAATGAATAAGGCGCCGCTGCTGTCTGTTTTATACACAAATAGTGAGACTGCTCCTGTTCCCGAGGAACCGGTGATAGAAGAGCCTGTAGTTTCAAAACAGTTCACCAGTCGTATCTCCTCATCTCTTGATGATGTGGAAGAGGAAGAGGATGGAAATATCTATGCCGATAGTTCTGATATAGAACTGATATACGATGGTGAGTATCAGGTTGTCGGACTTCGCTTCGCTGTGGATCTGCCGCAGGGCGCCCGCATCGATGATGCGAACCTCCAGTTTACTGTCGATAAGGTTTCCCGTGGTGACAGTAGCCTTCAAATTGGTGTGGAGCAGACGCACAATGCAGCGCCGTTCCAGAAAAGCAGTTATAACGTTTCATCACGCACGCTTTTTGCAAAGTCTGTTGCATGGTCTCCATCAGTTTGGAGGAAAAGGGGGCGCGCAGGTGCCAGGCAACGGACGCCGGATATCTCTGCCCTGATACAGGCTGCGATCGACCAACCGGATTGGCAGGCCGGAAATCATCTGGCGGTGGTCATAAAAGGTAGCGGACGCCGTGTGGCCTCTTCTTTTGACGGCAAGGCAGATAAAGCCCCTCTTTTGGTTGTTAACTACCAGGCTAGCGAGGGCGGCGGCACTACAGATCCACAACCATCGAATCATGCGCCGACCATTTCCGGTCTCCCTGCATCGGTTGTGGCAGAAAATACGCCTTACTCTTTTGCGCCTGCAGCCGACGATGCCGATGGCGATAAACTGAACTTTAGTGTTCGCAATCTGCCTGCCTGGGCAGGTTTTGATCCTGCAACCGGGATTATCTCCGGTACCCCCGGCTTTGATTCGGCAGGCAACTACGACCTTATCAGCATCAGTGTAACTGACGGCGCGGAGAGCGCTACGCTGGCTGATTTTTCCATTGCTGTCAGCGACACAAACCGAGGGCCTGCAATCAGTGGCTCTCCTACAGGCACTGTCGATGAAGGCTCGGTCTACAGTTTCAGCCCCAACGCATCTGACGCAGATGGCGATGTGCTGGTATTCAGTATCAGCAACAAGCCTGCCTGGGCTAGCTTCAACACCACCACCGGGCAGTTGTACGGTACGCCTGGCACAGGTACGGCGGGCAGCTATGGCAATATCAGTATCAGCGTAACTGATAGCGCAGACAGCGCCTTATTGGACAGTTTTACCATTACTGTTATCGCCAGCGAAAAGAACCAGGCACCGACCATCGTGGGTTCCCCTCTCCCCAGTGTCGCCGAGGGATCAGCTTATACTTTCTCTCCGAGCGCATCCGATGCGGACGGCGATACACTGAGCTTCAGTATCACCAGCAAACCGGACTGGGCCAGTTTTAATACCACCACCGGACGCTTGAACGGTACACCCGGTTACGATGATGCCGGCAGCTACGGCAATATCCTCATCAGCGTGACGGACGGCACTGAAAACACCTCGCTACCCAGCTTCACTATCACCGTCAGCAACACAAACCGGGCGCCGACCATCAACGGGGTACCTGCCGAAAATATCGATGAAGGTTCTGCCTACAGCTTCACCCCCATCGCATCCGATGCAGATGGCGACGACCTGAGCTTCAGCATCGCTAACAAGCCAACCTGGGCGAGCTTCAACACCGCCACCGGGCAGCTCTCCGGCGCACCTGGCGTTGGTACCGCCGGCAACTATGAGAATATCCGCATCTCTGTTTCCGATAGCACCGAGAGTTCGACCCTGAATGCCTTCCAGATCCTTGTCAACACGGCAGCTCAGGCAGGGGGAGACAATCTCTATGTCGACCTGCTCATCGGTCCCTCAAGCTGCAACGATTACCATCCCGCCAGCCGTGCCTGTGGCGCAGGCTCAGACACGGCTTTTCGCAACCTGAGCGGGGCAGCCGCGGCTGCCGTAGCCGGTGAAACCGTCTTGATTCGCGAAGGCGACTATAATGAACCGCTGATTCCGCAGCGCTCCGGCTCGCCTGGCAACTACATCACCTATCGCAACTACGACTTGGAGCTGGCGACGATCACTGGCACCGACCTCACACCGGGCATAGATATCTCCGATCGCCAGTACCTTATTCTGCAGGGGCTGCGGGTACACAACGTCCGGCGCTGGATGTATGCTCTCAACGCCCATCACAACATTCTGCAACACAATAGTTTCCTGCGTGCCCTGGACACTAGCGGCAGCGCCAAAACCGGTCTGTTCTTCCAGGAAGCGACACATAACAAGATTCTCAACAACACCATCGGGGACTCAAACGAAGACAATCTCGCTTTGGTAAAATCCGATCACAACCTTGTGGAAGGTAACACCTTTGTGCGTGCAAACCATGTACTCTGGACTATCAAATGCGGCAGTTTCAATGTGATTCGCAACAACTATCTCTACAATGAGATCCAGAAGATTGGTGAAATCTACGACTGCGACAATGTGGGTTTTGATCACGAATTCACCATTCACGACGCCACCAAGCACAACCTTGTGGAGGGTAATACCTTCGCCAAAACCAGCTATTATTACAGCACCTCTGGTGGTAACGGCATTCAATACGCAGGTCAAAACGGCATTATTCGCCAGAACGTCTTTTATGAGAACAATACTGGCCTCAGTATGCAGCACTACACTCCTGAGGCGCTCTACGTCACCCATAACCGAGCTTATAACAACGTCTTCCACAAAAATAAGTGTGGAGGCATCGGCACAATAGATACCTCCTATGGCAACTATGAGGACAATATTTTCGTCAATAACATCCTTAGCTGGAATTCGGAGTGCGATGAGCCCAATACCCCCTATCAGCACGTTTTCCGCAACAGCATGTCGGGTTATAAATTCGACACCAACAATCTCTTCTCCGGCAACCCGGGAGATGATGTGATTGGACGCTGGGGAGGCTCCGGCATCACACTTGCCGCAGCACAGAACAATAACCCGGACTTTTATGCAAACAACATAGAGCAGGATCCGCAGTTTGTTGACGAGGCCGGACGTGACTTCACCCTCGAACCCACAAGCCCGATGATCGATGCCGGACGCTTCCTCACCATCACCGTGGGCAGCGGCAGCGGCACCACCCTGGTGGTCGATGATGCCGGTTACTTCTACGACGGTTTCGGGATCGCCGGTGAGGCCGGGGATGAGATCCAGCTACAGGGCAGTAGCGAGACCGCACGTATTGTAGAGATCAACTATGCTAACCACACCATCACCCTCGATCGCGCGTTGAGCTGGAATGCCAGTCAGGGCGTTGCCCTGAAATACAATGGCGCGGCTCCGGATATGGGGGCATTTGAGCATGTCGGCACTACAGATCCACTGCTACCGAATCATGCACCGACAATTACCGGTGAACCCGTATTGGTTGTGGCGGAAAATACCCCCTACAATTTTGCCCCCGCAGGTGCCGATGCTGATGGCGATAAACTGATCTTCAGTGTTCGTAATCTGCCTGCTTGGGCAAGTTTTAATTCCGCAACTGGAGTCATCTCCGGCACCCCCGGCTTCGATGGCGCGGGCAGCTATTCGGATATCAGTGTATCGGTAACGGATGGAAAGGCGAGTGCTGCACTTTCTCCCTTCAGCCTGGTAGTCAGTAATGTCAACAGAGCGCCTGTGATTGGCGGTGAACCCGCGGCTGAGGTCTCTGCAGGCAAAGCGTATAGTTTCATCCCCAGTGCCTCTGATGCTGACGGTGACAGTATGACCTTTACCGTCACTGGAAAACCAACCTGGTTGAACTTCGATCGCGCAACCGGCACCTTGAGCGGCACGCCTGCTGAGTCTGATGTCGGTGAATATATGGATGTTGCCATCTCGGTGAGCGATGGAACTATAACAAGCCGGCTGGCGCCTTTTTCCATTCAGGTCACGGGACTCAACCATCTGCCGGTAGCTGTCGATGATATTGCTGCAGTCGTCGCGGGTGAATCTGTCATGGTTGCTGTGCTGGCCAATGATACCGGTCTGCAGGATGGACCGATCAGTTTGCGCATTCTGCAATCCGCGACCAGAGGGGAGTTGAGTGTCACTGCGGACAATAAGGTTGTCTATCTGGCAGCTGCCGGTTATTCAGGCAGAGACAGCTTTGCCTACCAGGTAGTCGATCTCGATGGTGACAGTGCAACCGCTACCGTAAATGTGGATATCACCTGTATCACTTCATGCGAGACAATCAGTAATCGGGTGCAGATTTCCTGGACACCCAGTGAGGGAGTGAGTGTTCAATCATATCGCGTCTATTATGGTCAGGAACCTGGTAACTACCAGCAGTGGGAGGTGGCGGACAGTATGATATCCCACGTTGTTACGCTACCCAGTGACGGAGCCTGGTATCTGGCGGTAACCGCAATCGATAATGTGGGCATTGAATCGGCTTACTCAGAGGAGATAATAGTTCGGTTCTAA